From the Cololabis saira isolate AMF1-May2022 chromosome 24, fColSai1.1, whole genome shotgun sequence genome, the window TCCTTTTCTAGGCTAAACTTGTGTTAAAGTGAGTGACGATCGTGGCTCTGctatgtttttattcttcatccTCAACCGCTTTAAAATTTTAGTTTCTAATTTTTCCTGCCAGCAGGATTTCATCAGGGGAAAAACAATTTGGGTAAAACACCATTATATAATGGTCATTAGTTAAATTAAGACATTTGCTTGCTCGATAATCTTCACCCCAGGGTTTGTTGAGTCTGAGTTTGATGAAGCTTTTATCTGAGATGGGCTCCAGGGGCCTTAGCACGGTACTCTGAGCGATATCAAATCATTTTAATGAGTGCAGGTATTTGAGGAGAGGTGTCTTTTTTGCCCTCAGCTCCTGCTCAGTGTTGGTGTTGCATCTATACTTTAATCTCAGAGGGAGGAAGTGGAGAAGGGAGGCAAATAAATCCAATTAATCTCATCCGCCTGCCCAAATGAACTGATTTTCATCGTCTTTCTGCTTCCGTCTGTGTCTAATCATCATGAAAGCACCATTCgtttagggcaggggtcggcaacccaataTTGCTCAATATCGATCACATCACACGACTCAACACAGTAATTGAGTATGCTGGCGCTGAATTTATGTCCTTGATTTGCTGAttggtgatgctgctgccaTTTTAATGGCCTTTTCCTTCACTGTCTTAGCGGAGAGAGTCTGTATtatctcagttttgtttttgaagtctgcaaattggTCTGCAAACGGTTTTCCACGCTTTATTAACAAAACTTGCAACAAAACTTGCAGCAGCAGTGGAGTTTGGAGATGCAATCCACTTCTTGAATCTATTTTTGCGGTCCTCTAATTTCTCCAGAAGTACTTTTTCGCACTTTTTCTCTCACTCCCAACTGGgtactcggctgcaaatgtagcatgccttccctggaaatgtctttccacatgactctttttgttattcAGACAACTTCTCGCTACAAagcaaacattcaggcaatgaatgcaaatgattcgctccaagaaacgttgaatcctcttttctcctcagttatttttctcttttccctctGGAAACAATCCCTTTGGCCGATTTGTTTACAACAGCCACCTGCctggcgccgccctgctggtagaaacgtGTGTCGCAGGCTCCGAcgcaaatcttcgttaacagaaatattgaaatttaatatttattctacacatttttacagcattggaaaacgttgtTGTTTTCCAATGTtgagaaaatgttgagaaaaaagttgaaatattgagattaaaaaggaaagggaaaaagtaagaaaaaagaggaaaaaaggggaaaaaaagaagggaaaaaagggggggcaaaaaagaaaaaaaaagtcaaacatttttgaaaaagctccaggagccactaggtcGGTGCTAAAGAgcagcatgcggctctagagccgcgggttgccgacccccggtttAGGGTAACATTAAAAGGGGTCCAGAGTGGGCGTGATGACAGCTGGTTAATTTATCATAAAGAGATGGTCTTGCTCTGCAGGTGCTGAGCCGCGGCAGGTTCATCCTGACGCAGGCTGCTGGCAGACGAGCGTTGGCGTCCCTCAGGGCCGGCAGAACCAGGACCTTCTCCGCTGCAAGCTCAGATGAGCCTTACATCGCTGTGTCACCTGCAGACTCAGGTGAGTGGAGCAGTGAGGAAGTCAACACCTCAGGGACCACCGAAGGAGTTAAACATGGACTCAAACCCGGTACCGGGCAGAGGTGTcgagtaacaaagtacaaatacttcgttaccttacttaagtagaaattttggttatctatacttcactggagtaattatttttcagatgactttttacttttactccttacattttcacacaattatctgtactttttactccttacattttaaaaacagcctcgttactctatttcatttcggcctttaaaaaaaaaaaaactatccagttaaattgctccatccggatagagtgaatttggttgtggttgtttcagatgttcttgtccagttttgttcttacatccgttccctcagattcctgcaactaaacttggatgtacattccaataaaggttaggataaatgataacatgcctctgaagtttgactttttgcaccattacaatacttataggcaactagtcatcatatctcctgctctctgaaacacatgttaatgctcaatagtaaacatatatggttctttaatatatttgcattatactaagatgcattcattttcaatggcttttgtccttgatggcttttttcccccttacattacttttacttttatactttaagtagttttgaaaccagtacttttatacttttacttgagtaaaaaacttgagttgatacttcaacttctacaggagtatttttaaactctagtatctatacttctacctgagtaatgaatgtgaatgcttttgacacctctggtaccGGGAGCTGTTTCAACACCGTTATCAACACCGTTCTGCCCTTCCAGGCCCGAGGACCGTGTGGCCGGATGAAAACATGGGGCCATTCGGACCTCAGGACCAGCGCTTCCAGTTGCCCGGCAACGTGGGATTCGACAGCCACCTGGATGGGACGGAGGGCCAAAAGAGGTCCCCGGTCCACAAGACGGTGCCGGACGTGCTGACGACTCCCGGCAGCCTGGAGAGACACCAGTTCATCCTGGCCCAGTTCGTTAACGAGTTCCAGGTACGTCTTCAAACACGCTTACAAAGACACCAAACATGAAGGATTAAAAGTCCAGCACTGGTGTCAGGACCACTCTGCTTTGTTTGCCAGGGAAAGCTGGGCCCCATGTCCACCAGGGTCAACAAGGCGGAGCAGTACTTCACCCAGACGGACACGGACTGCTCCATCAGCTCCTGCCCCGAGCTCCTAAGGAAAGGTAGGAAAGGCTTTCCTTCATGCTTGTTTGTgcatactagggatgggcggtatggactaaaaaatgtatcacgataatttctggcatttatcccgataacgataaaaatgacgataaaaaatataccaattcaactccacctttgtaactataaatctatcaccacattcagtctttggagcccccaaatcactgctctaaaagaatactaaatgctactaaactacaccaattaaattgaattaataaaaaactattaaatgagtccacctgtactcatggattaaagttctccgtactgggtacggatttccgtcctggggatttttttgggatatttttttatgagatcagcgcaaatccgacaaaaaatatgaacaccggggtgtctgtagcgccgcggcgcccactgcagtcaatcagctgttggctgtgcacacacagtaaagttctcctctggttttagatgcacgtaacctgacacctaataactcagcctaggctgagttatggttctgcgtcaaaacgacgccgtgcctacggcgtgtggttggCTTTTTTCtacgtttatgtgtgattttttttattttgtttttttgcacaataattGTCTtatatctctttgattcactgtgactggaaaaagtcggataaaccattcagaaaaagatcgctaaatagcggtcgcggggggtactgcaccagggtttccgttgtccggtaattgccggactttgtccggtaaaatatgccgaagtccgccGAACTccgcggagggacacgccgagccccggtgccgggaggaagcgcagctgcggcgccgacatccacgtgtgcgttgatttatggttccgcgtcgcaccgacgcagagcttacggcgatgggttcgcggcgacgcgcaccctacgccagaccctacggcgtaggctctgcgttggtgtgacgcagaaccataattccggcttaaaagtaaacaacatgcgcccaagtacccgtgcatgacaggcagacacacacggggagaagagacaatttctttaattttttttttttttttttttaaactttatccttatgaacgcaattgttatatacggtagtccaactttccttattttaatcagaacactttcttttttcctcttcggcgtgaagtagtgggcttggagcggcagccatcgattaggtttttctttttagatccgaggctttgcgtagatggcggcttccgcaactttcaggcgctttttctgcgcaagcaagctttatagatgaggccccaggactgttaccgcAGTACTGCGCAGTAGTAGGCTACtcggtgccgggagccgggaggaagcggagctgcggcgccgacatccacgtgtgcgttgatttatggttccgcgtcgcaccgacgcagagcttacggcgatgggttcgcggcgacgcgcaccctacgccagaccctacggcgtaggctctgcgttggtgtgacgcagaaccataattccggcttaaaagtaaacaacatgcgcccaagtacccgtgcatgacaggcagacacacacggggagaagagacaatttctttaattttttttttttttttttttaaactttatccttatgaacgcaattgttatatacggtagtccaactttccttattttaatcagaacactttcttttttcctcttcggcgtgaagtagtgggcttggagcggcagccatcgattaggtttttctttttagatccgaggctttgcgtagatggcggcttccgcaactttcaggcgctttttctgcgcaagcaagctttatagatgaggccccaggactgttaccgcAGTACTGCGCAGTAGTAGGCTACtcggtgccgggagccgggaggaagcggagctgcggcgccgacatccacgtgtgcgttgatttatggttccgcgtcgcaccgacgcagagcctacgacgtagagtacgcgtcgctgcgtaccttacgccgtaggttacgcgcaggcttctgcaatatttatttattttttgaagttaaCTCACAGGAATGGGGGTCTGAAAACTTTCTgtcctgggatttttttttgctttaatccctgtgtactgcaaaactggaatgactcagatccgccatgtttgttacacaaacacgtatcaacgggaatttttctttctttctttctttctttctttctttctttctttctttctttctttctttctttctttctttctttctttctttctttctttctttcaggctcatttctttctttctttcattctttctttctttcaggctcatatccttccttccttccttccttccttccttccttccttccttccaacgggaatttataatttttaccatgagatgacaaattcttaccgtggggaatttttttgacggtatatcgtgaacggtaaaatatcacccattcctagtgcataagtttatcaatagaaaacaagatcttcctgtcactttccagcagtttttcactttttcatctgattttaattcGTATCCAACTAGACACAGTGGCAATCTTCATTTACTCTTCTGTCGAACATCTGGTCATGaatttaatattacatttagatccaaaactctgaatgtgtcgctgaagtcaacattatcttttacctccttcagaaagttatttaaaaaaaacatcttattctgtcttaacctacaatgtttttatctttaatgtaatccagaccttgtatccatgttctcttttacgtttatatttataatgtttttaatttgttgtatATTATCTTTGTTATTTCATCACAGTTGTTGATGGGAGAGGAAATCTGTACAAGCCCTTCGGCCTTCGTTCCCTCCATgcactgctttaaaaaaaaattgtgctaaataaataaataaatgaaatgaaatgcaagGCTTACCTGCATCTGTGTGACGCCGAGCGCCTTTGACTAACACGTGTTTACGTGTCAGAGCTGGAGCTGATGTTCCCCTCGGCGCCCGCCTTGTCCATCACGGTCGTCACGGTGACGCAGAGGAGCGACCAGAGGGAAGACGAGGCAGCAGAGCCGGACAGAGGCCAGCAGCTAGATAAAGTGAGTCTTCCGGTAATTCTGATTTAAATGTTGGACGAGGCAGCAGCTGACGGAGGTCTCCTCCTTGCAGTTTGTCAGCGGAGCCAAGGAGATGTGCTTCGCCCTGTGGACCGCGGGCTACTGGGCCGACTTCATCGACCCCATGACCGGAGCGGCGGTGAGCTAGTCtccgttttcttttttacttaatttttattgaacataaacaGATTAATACACATTTACACTCTTTATCCATGTTAACAGATACTAACAGAACAGGTGCAATCgtgtacaatgaaataaaagacatgaaaagtaatgaataataaaagacgagagagaaaaataagaaatacaaAAGGTTAACAGGAGGTGTTCGTAGGTTTGTTAATGCTTCTGTTACTAGCGACCAGCGATCACTGAACTGGTTAGTTTTTAGCCTCAATCTTGCTGTAATTTTCTCCATCATAGACACATGTCTTATCCTCTCTCTCCAGTGTGTCATGCTTGGGGACTGTGGTTTCAGCCAGTTGAATGTTATCATTTTTTTGCCCACTAAAAGCAGAATTCTCAGTAGAGAAGCCAGATCTATCTCCATCATATCATCGAAGTCTAGCTAGTATGACTAGGGCCCCATAGTAAAATCAACATGCAGAATCTGTTTAATCTTTAATTCAACCTTCTTCCAGAAATCAGTGAGCTTTGGGCAGTCCCAAAATATATGTGTGAAGTCCCCAATCAGACCACAGCCTCTCCAACACAGCTCAGACATATTGCTGTATTTTGATGTGATGACAAAGGCGTCAAAGTACCGCATCTTCACCTTCCAGTCAAATTCCCTCCATAATGGGCTATTAGtcaatctacaggactgtctcagaaaattagaatattgtgataaagtcctttattttctgtaatgcaaaaatgtcatacattctggattcattacaaatcaactgaaatattgcaagccttttattattttaatattgctgatcatggcatagagcttaagaaaactcaaatatcctatctcaaaaaatttgaatattctgggaatcttaatcttaaactgtaatccataatcagcaatattaaaataataaaaggcttgcaatatttcagttgatttgtaattaatccagaatgtatgacatttttgtttttttaattgcattacagaaaataaagaactttatcacaatattctaattttctgagacagtcctgtatgtcctgCTTTAAATGTTTCCTCCCATTTGGTCATCGGTTATTATAATGTTCGCTTCCaattcccatttttctttgACCCCCATATTATCACCCTCTGATTCCTGTTGTAGGGCTTTATAAATCCTTGATATAATCCATTGTTTAGTCTCTTCCTTTGTAAAGGATATCAATAACTCCTCTAGTTTAGATGGATCTCCACTAATAATCGTCCATTGCTAGTCTCCGTTTTTTATCTCTGTTTTTTCCAGCAGTTCTGCTGCGTGGGGTTGTTTATCTCCTTcttaatgtttttgtattttttttgtataattgtcttgtaaaattgtaaaaaggttatttttattttattttttatttttatacagaactgtccattttcttttcttttctttctctacctcaaactgctgcaccttaaatgtttattctgtatcatagaaattccacattttttattgtatattttactaccaaagagcgaaattaccggagtcaaattccttgttggacaatgttcgaacctggccaataaagctgattctgattctgattctcttATGCTCTCCAACAGTTCTTTGCATCTCCATCAAGTCCCGCCGCCCTGCAGACAGACGAGCAGCTCAGACATCTGGGCTTCCACATTGAGGTGTCGGGCTCCTGCACCGTCATCCGCCACGTCCTTGGAGAAGCGCCTTTATTTGTGGGGACGGTTTTCACCAACGCACCCGCAAACAGTGCTGCTATCGCCAGACTACAAGGACTGTCCAACGTACTCGATGATGAGGAATAGGCTTTTTTTAAACGTAACTTACCAGGAAAACTGGACGGAAGCGTCTCTTTGCTCTGAAGATGCTTGAGGCGTGGGTAGACCCGTTTGTTTCAGTTGAGAAGTGTCTTACTGTAACAAGCACGTCTCGTGTCCTCGAGGACTCGACCTGAGACTCCCGCAGACTTCAGCGTCAGACTTTATCCTGCACTACACCCAGGGACAAACGCACTCGATCAAGTCTCGATTTCACAATGTGAGGATGAACCTTTAGAAATTGTTGGTATTTTTGAGGttgattttgtttatttatgaaATGGAAGCCCTTCACGTGTCTTTTTGCAGCTGGTTAGAACTGGACATGGTTCAAACAAACTAAACTATTTTAGCTGTAATGAGAGCAGGTCAAACACTTCGCATACCAacatgcacagtattgttttatttcactATTATTGATTCCCTCTTTCATCTGGAGCACTGAATGGACAAAAACCCGATGTTGTTCCCAATGACGCACCTTAGTGCTAATAAAAGTGATTTGTCGTCAGGCTGCAGTGACCCCGTTTCTCCAGCAGGTGTCAGTGTGACGTCACACATGTCCACGACCAGTTTATCCCAAAGCTGCATTGATGTTTGGAGGATCATCCGCCTGACAGCACTTTTTTGTTCGCCACCGTTTTATCCTCAAATTATAGTCTTTAAATAAACTGTATTTTGATTACAGTATATTTGATCCTGGTGTACTTTGTCACGGAGCCTGGCAGGATTTTGAAGTTCAGCAGCACGTTTGACAGGAGAATATTAGTGAATTAATGCGTCCTGCTGccttaaaatgtattaattttggCGACCAAAGAAGAAACCAAGACCGTACAATCTGTTATTAAATAATAGTTCATTGCAAGTAAAAAGAAATCGGTGGAAATCCAAATGAAAACGCTGGTCGTTTCGGAATTCGGACACTAccgcactacatgctacatactgcaaagtatgcactgtatactgcctactaaatgaacgattcagtacgctgctccatAGACATAATAAAATTCTTTATGTCTATGCGCTGCTCCAGCACCGTTCACAACATAGACATAAagaatttttttctctttattatgTCTAT encodes:
- the mmadhca gene encoding metabolism of cobalamin associated Da isoform X2 gives rise to the protein MSSSVLSRGRFILTQAAGRRALASLRAGRTRTFSAASSDEPYIAVSPADSGPRTVWPDENMGPFGPQDQRFQLPGNVGFDSHLDGTEGQKRSPVHKTVPDVLTTPGSLERHQFILAQFVNEFQGKLGPMSTRVNKAEQYFTQTDTDCSISSCPELLRKELELMFPSAPALSITVVTVTQRSDQREDEAAEPDRGQQLDKFVSGAKEMCFALWTAGYWADFIDPMTGAAFFASPSSPAALQTDEQLRHLGFHIEVSGSCTVIRHVLGEAPLFVGTVFTNAPANSAAIARLQGLSNVLDDEE
- the mmadhca gene encoding metabolism of cobalamin associated Da isoform X1, encoding MSSSVSDVLSRGRFILTQAAGRRALASLRAGRTRTFSAASSDEPYIAVSPADSGPRTVWPDENMGPFGPQDQRFQLPGNVGFDSHLDGTEGQKRSPVHKTVPDVLTTPGSLERHQFILAQFVNEFQGKLGPMSTRVNKAEQYFTQTDTDCSISSCPELLRKELELMFPSAPALSITVVTVTQRSDQREDEAAEPDRGQQLDKFVSGAKEMCFALWTAGYWADFIDPMTGAAFFASPSSPAALQTDEQLRHLGFHIEVSGSCTVIRHVLGEAPLFVGTVFTNAPANSAAIARLQGLSNVLDDEE